A genomic window from Algoriphagus sp. Y33 includes:
- the eboC gene encoding UbiA-like protein EboC (EboC, a homolog the polyprenyltransferase UbiA, belongs to system of proteins involved in the trafficking of precursor metabolites to an extracytoplasmic compartment so that the biosynthesis of certain natural products, such as scytonemin, can be completed.), translated as MGSSRIFAYLQLTRPANVVTALADIWAGFAVAGAWAFIFTDWGSGPNEYLINLAWLSLSTIGLYAGGVAFNDVFDAELDAIERPERPIPSGRASKKGAAWMSFLLLVLGVVAAAKVNLIAAGIALTVASLAVLYDYWGKHQNFIGPINMGLCRTGNLLLGVSVVPEMLAKFWPLGLIPLVFVAAITMISRGEVHGKNRNALYGGLFMYVVVIATIGSMPILHNTAIREVLPFLALLGYMIFPPLVKAIRSQDPKLIGKSVKAAVISLIIVNASIAAAFAGWKIGIIVLFLLPISLWLAKKFAVT; from the coding sequence ATGGGTTCTTCCCGTATTTTCGCTTACCTCCAACTCACCCGACCGGCGAATGTAGTCACCGCCCTAGCAGATATATGGGCAGGATTTGCAGTTGCGGGAGCGTGGGCCTTTATTTTCACAGACTGGGGTTCCGGTCCCAATGAATATTTGATCAATTTAGCATGGCTTTCATTAAGTACAATTGGATTGTATGCAGGAGGAGTTGCATTCAATGATGTCTTTGATGCAGAGCTGGATGCCATAGAAAGGCCTGAGCGCCCCATTCCCAGTGGAAGAGCTTCTAAAAAAGGGGCAGCTTGGATGTCTTTCCTGCTTTTAGTCTTAGGGGTAGTAGCCGCAGCTAAGGTGAATTTGATCGCTGCGGGAATAGCTTTAACTGTCGCATCCCTTGCTGTGCTGTATGATTACTGGGGAAAGCATCAGAATTTTATCGGTCCTATAAATATGGGCCTTTGCCGTACAGGCAACCTATTGCTCGGAGTAAGTGTAGTACCGGAAATGCTTGCCAAATTTTGGCCATTGGGATTGATCCCCTTGGTGTTTGTGGCGGCGATCACTATGATCAGTCGTGGAGAAGTACATGGCAAAAACAGAAATGCGCTTTATGGCGGGTTATTTATGTACGTCGTGGTAATTGCTACTATAGGCAGTATGCCTATCCTGCATAACACGGCTATCCGGGAAGTATTGCCATTTTTAGCATTGCTTGGTTATATGATTTTTCCGCCTTTGGTCAAAGCTATTCGTAGCCAAGACCCAAAACTCATAGGTAAATCTGTGAAAGCTGCCGTAATTTCCCTAATTATTGTCAATGCTTCCATCGCAGCAGCTTTTGCAGGATGGAAGATTGGGATAATTGTATTATTCTTGCTCCCAATTTCCCTTTGGCTAGCCAAGAAATTCGCTGTTACCTGA
- the gltX gene encoding glutamate--tRNA ligase, whose translation MSREVRVRFAPSPTGPLHIGGVRTALYNYLFARKMGGKFLLRIEDTDQTRFVPGAEEYIKESLEWLGISPDESPWNPGDCAPYRQSERKSSYMKYAMDLVEAGHAYYAFDTSEELEAMRERLTAARVVQPQYNSITRTQMKNSLTLSQEEVKARLDSGEPYVIRVKIPRKEEVRLNDMIRGWVMVHSSTLDDKVLMKSDGMPTYHLANIVDDHLMNITHVIRGEEWLPSAPLHVLLYKFFGWEDTMPEFAHLPLLLKPDGNGKLSKRDGDKLGFPVFPLNWENTENGETAAGFREQGYLSDAFLNFLAFLGWNPGDEREIFSLDELIEAFSVERIGKAGTKFDIAKAKWYNEQYLRAKSNAELAPYVISGASAEGITILQETAEAIVSLTKERVTFPVDLWQQSKFVVIPPSGFDMDIAGKRWNADAVTVLTAYAEALEGFVGTYDAEKAKAMLGETAEAKEIKLGKVMQAVRLAVTGVGAGPDLMEIFAILGTEEVSKRIRFALATLEVIG comes from the coding sequence ATGAGTAGAGAAGTTCGCGTAAGATTCGCTCCGTCACCCACGGGGCCTTTACATATAGGCGGTGTACGTACAGCACTTTACAATTACCTTTTTGCCCGTAAAATGGGTGGAAAATTCTTGTTGAGAATCGAGGATACGGATCAAACCCGTTTTGTGCCGGGCGCAGAGGAGTATATTAAGGAATCCTTGGAATGGCTGGGTATTTCTCCGGACGAGAGTCCTTGGAATCCCGGTGATTGTGCCCCATACAGGCAGTCTGAGCGCAAGTCAAGTTACATGAAATATGCAATGGACTTGGTCGAAGCCGGTCACGCTTATTATGCTTTTGATACTTCCGAGGAACTGGAAGCCATGCGTGAGCGCTTAACCGCCGCTCGGGTAGTACAACCACAGTACAACAGCATCACCAGAACCCAGATGAAAAATTCGCTGACACTTTCTCAGGAAGAAGTGAAGGCAAGGCTGGACTCCGGTGAACCTTATGTCATCCGTGTAAAGATCCCGCGCAAGGAAGAAGTCCGTCTGAATGATATGATCCGAGGCTGGGTGATGGTTCATTCCTCCACGCTGGATGATAAAGTATTGATGAAATCAGACGGTATGCCTACCTATCACTTGGCAAATATTGTCGATGATCATCTAATGAATATCACGCATGTGATCCGTGGAGAGGAATGGCTTCCTTCAGCCCCTTTGCATGTATTACTTTATAAATTTTTTGGCTGGGAAGATACTATGCCTGAGTTTGCTCACTTGCCTTTGCTGCTGAAGCCTGATGGTAACGGAAAACTTTCCAAGCGTGACGGTGATAAATTGGGCTTCCCTGTATTCCCACTGAATTGGGAGAATACTGAAAATGGCGAAACTGCTGCGGGATTTCGTGAGCAGGGCTATCTGTCTGATGCATTCTTGAATTTTCTTGCATTCTTAGGATGGAATCCGGGAGATGAACGGGAAATCTTCTCTTTAGATGAACTGATCGAAGCGTTTTCTGTAGAGCGTATAGGCAAAGCAGGGACCAAGTTTGATATTGCGAAAGCAAAATGGTACAACGAGCAATACCTAAGAGCGAAATCCAATGCCGAGTTGGCACCATATGTCATTTCGGGTGCTTCTGCGGAAGGGATCACCATCCTACAAGAAACTGCCGAAGCCATCGTCTCTTTGACTAAAGAGCGGGTAACTTTTCCCGTAGATCTATGGCAGCAAAGCAAATTCGTGGTAATTCCCCCATCTGGATTTGATATGGATATTGCCGGCAAAAGATGGAATGCAGATGCAGTTACGGTTCTTACCGCTTATGCAGAGGCTTTGGAGGGGTTTGTCGGGACGTATGATGCGGAGAAAGCGAAAGCAATGCTGGGTGAAACCGCTGAAGCAAAAGAAATTAAGCTGGGAAAAGTAATGCAGGCGGTTCGGCTTGCTGTCACCGGAGTGGGTGCGGGCCCGGATTTGATGGAGATTTTTGCTATTTTAGGAACTGAAGAAGTGTCCAAACGCATCAGATTTGCGTTAGCTACTTTGGAAGTGATCGGCTAA
- a CDS encoding TatD family hydrolase, with protein sequence MYIDPHIHVVSRTTDDYEAMQKAGIVAVIEPAFWLGQPRTEVGSFKDYFSTLVGWERFRASQFGIVHYCTMGLNSKEANNEPLAEQVMELLPLYVGKEGVVAIGEIGYDDQTEAEDKFYRLQLELAKEVDLPVLIHTPHRDKRKGTIRSMDVSEEHGLDPKMVIVDHNNEETVKDVLDRGYYAGFTIYPHTKMGSERMVEIVKQYGPERIIVNSAADWGISDPLAVPKTADLMRKSGIPEEHIKLVTYQNALTAFGQSGQMDEQDWLNAAPLDQTKKMSGNSVLRGGQKPRVEGSSDFVEN encoded by the coding sequence ATGTATATAGATCCACATATCCACGTCGTATCCCGTACCACCGATGACTATGAAGCCATGCAAAAAGCAGGTATTGTGGCAGTGATTGAACCTGCATTTTGGCTGGGACAGCCGCGTACCGAAGTCGGGAGTTTCAAAGATTATTTCAGCACGCTGGTTGGCTGGGAACGTTTTCGTGCCAGTCAGTTCGGGATTGTGCATTACTGTACGATGGGCTTGAATTCCAAGGAGGCCAACAACGAACCATTGGCTGAGCAGGTGATGGAGTTGCTTCCACTGTATGTGGGCAAAGAAGGTGTAGTAGCTATCGGAGAAATCGGTTACGATGATCAGACGGAAGCGGAGGACAAGTTCTACAGGCTACAGTTGGAACTGGCTAAAGAAGTGGATCTACCGGTACTTATCCACACGCCACACAGAGATAAAAGAAAGGGCACTATCCGTAGTATGGATGTGTCGGAGGAACATGGTCTTGATCCGAAAATGGTGATCGTAGACCATAATAATGAAGAGACGGTAAAGGATGTACTGGATCGCGGGTATTATGCAGGATTTACTATCTACCCCCATACCAAAATGGGTTCTGAGCGAATGGTGGAAATCGTAAAGCAATACGGCCCTGAGCGGATAATCGTTAATTCTGCCGCGGATTGGGGGATTTCCGATCCCTTGGCGGTGCCTAAAACCGCTGATTTGATGAGAAAATCAGGAATTCCGGAAGAGCATATCAAGCTGGTCACGTATCAAAATGCCTTAACTGCTTTCGGTCAAAGTGGTCAAATGGATGAACAGGATTGGCTAAATGCAGCACCTCTGGATCAGACAAAAAAAATGAGCGGCAACTCAGTACTTCGCGGTGGACAAAAGCCTAGAGTAGAAGGTTCTTCTGATTTCGTAGAGAATTAA
- a CDS encoding RNA polymerase sigma factor: MNRSQLDHILKAHHRDAYLWARQCCSFEDELAKDVLQQAYLKILEGQAKLKDASKAKTWLFSIIRYTAIDEHRKAGKVVSLSDSYDLEEVHEEVDATDYERIIKCLPEMQREVILMVFYHQMTIAQSAEILQISVGTARTHYDRGKKKLRELITKVQIQKEYGK, encoded by the coding sequence ATGAATCGCAGTCAGCTAGATCATATCTTAAAAGCCCATCACAGGGACGCATACCTTTGGGCTAGGCAGTGCTGCTCTTTTGAGGATGAACTGGCGAAGGATGTGCTTCAGCAGGCATATTTGAAGATTTTGGAAGGACAGGCGAAGCTAAAAGACGCATCAAAAGCAAAAACATGGCTTTTTTCAATCATTAGATATACTGCTATAGATGAGCACAGAAAAGCCGGTAAAGTGGTATCTCTTTCCGATTCCTATGATCTGGAAGAAGTCCATGAGGAAGTGGATGCCACTGATTATGAGAGGATCATCAAGTGCCTACCGGAGATGCAGCGGGAAGTTATTCTGATGGTCTTTTATCATCAGATGACCATTGCACAAAGTGCCGAAATCCTTCAAATCAGTGTTGGGACTGCGAGAACACATTATGATCGTGGAAAAAAGAAACTTAGAGAATTAATTACGAAAGTTCAAATCCAGAAAGAATATGGAAAATAA
- the eboE gene encoding metabolite traffic protein EboE, producing MEINGFHLTYCSNIHPGESWELTLENLKKYIPEIKERLNVEKPFGIGLRLSHEASLILEDKVQLAEFQNWLKAENAYIFTLNGFPYGDFHRTTVKDQVHFPDWTTTDRRDYTIRSFHILAKLLPEGMDGGISTSPVSYRHWFNSESELNAGMEIATKHLLEVVAELTEIKKQTGKSLHLDIEPEPDGILENSDEMVWLFSDWLLPIGKSWLAEKLAISDDEAEDVIKEHIQVCYDVCHFAIVYEKPADTFAKFEQAGIKIGKIQISAALKVMIPAEPDAKDLVKISLLPFEESTYLHQVVARGKDGGLISFPDLPEALKELNSTDAEEWRIHFHVPVFLDNYGALASTQYQISIVLNEILKNPSLTNHLEVETYTWEVLPDKIRLSLGESISRELAWVIEKMELAAI from the coding sequence ATGGAAATCAACGGTTTTCACCTCACCTATTGCAGCAATATCCACCCTGGAGAAAGCTGGGAACTGACCCTCGAAAATCTCAAAAAATACATCCCCGAAATAAAGGAGCGATTGAACGTAGAGAAACCATTTGGTATTGGCTTGCGACTTTCCCATGAGGCCAGCCTTATCCTCGAAGACAAAGTGCAGCTAGCTGAATTTCAGAATTGGCTGAAGGCTGAGAATGCGTATATATTCACCTTGAATGGATTTCCTTACGGAGATTTTCACCGAACGACCGTAAAAGATCAGGTACACTTTCCCGATTGGACTACTACCGATCGACGGGATTATACCATCAGGTCTTTCCATATTTTAGCAAAGCTTTTACCCGAAGGAATGGATGGTGGTATTTCCACTTCGCCTGTTTCCTATAGACATTGGTTCAACTCCGAATCCGAACTGAATGCGGGAATGGAAATCGCAACCAAGCATTTGCTGGAAGTAGTAGCTGAATTGACAGAAATCAAAAAGCAAACAGGCAAGTCACTTCATCTTGATATTGAACCTGAACCCGACGGTATCCTTGAGAACTCTGATGAGATGGTTTGGTTGTTTTCAGACTGGTTGCTACCTATCGGGAAATCATGGCTGGCAGAGAAATTAGCTATCTCAGATGATGAGGCAGAAGATGTCATCAAAGAGCATATTCAAGTCTGTTACGACGTATGTCATTTTGCGATAGTTTACGAGAAGCCTGCCGATACGTTTGCCAAGTTTGAGCAAGCAGGAATTAAAATAGGAAAGATCCAGATTTCTGCCGCACTGAAGGTGATGATTCCCGCAGAACCCGATGCCAAAGATTTGGTTAAGATTAGCCTACTGCCTTTTGAAGAGTCTACCTATCTGCATCAAGTTGTCGCAAGGGGTAAAGACGGTGGTTTAATTTCATTTCCTGATCTTCCCGAAGCTCTCAAAGAGCTTAATTCAACAGATGCCGAAGAATGGAGAATTCACTTCCATGTACCTGTTTTCTTAGATAATTATGGAGCTCTGGCTTCTACCCAGTATCAAATTTCAATTGTGCTCAATGAAATTTTAAAAAACCCTTCGTTGACCAATCATTTGGAAGTGGAAACTTATACCTGGGAGGTTCTGCCTGATAAAATTAGACTTAGTTTAGGTGAATCCATCTCAAGGGAGCTGGCATGGGTAATCGAAAAAATGGAGTTGGCAGCAATATGA
- the gldB gene encoding gliding motility lipoprotein GldB → MSKPFLFLTFDKNSFMRNSGSQYLYLLLILLLGLACDKKEENCELSQEILDQDLTVEVTRLEKEFFTAKSIGELNHLFEEHPEFAKEYLQMDLYPNSDNLAEDLLTIHQDSSMRILYDSVQQVYGDFLEVEKELETAFKAIKYYFPQFQVPKVYTFVSGFNSDLIVTDELIVIGLDYFLPPTHTFQPELPRYMAERYDKPFIVPMIVMAISARFNETNPTDNTLLAEMIYYGKTYHFTKAILPCTSDQYIIGYTPEAISESFDNEELIWSHFVENELLYETNPFEIRKYIGEAPFTDAISTKAPGRLGRWLGWNIVDDYQFNQDVPLDVLMAEPDAEKIFRGSGYRPRGTGS, encoded by the coding sequence TTGTCCAAACCTTTTCTATTCCTTACTTTTGACAAAAACTCATTCATGCGCAATTCCGGCTCTCAATATTTATATCTTTTACTTATTCTGCTGCTAGGCCTTGCCTGCGACAAAAAAGAAGAAAACTGTGAGCTGTCTCAGGAAATATTGGATCAAGATCTGACTGTAGAGGTTACCCGTCTGGAAAAAGAATTTTTCACTGCAAAATCAATAGGCGAATTAAATCATCTCTTTGAAGAACATCCGGAATTCGCCAAAGAATACCTACAGATGGATCTCTATCCGAATTCTGACAATTTAGCTGAAGATCTTCTGACTATCCATCAAGATTCGTCCATGCGGATACTTTATGATTCAGTACAACAGGTATATGGTGATTTTTTAGAGGTGGAGAAAGAATTGGAAACAGCATTTAAAGCCATCAAGTATTACTTTCCCCAATTTCAAGTGCCAAAAGTCTACACTTTTGTATCAGGATTCAATTCTGACTTGATCGTTACGGATGAACTTATAGTCATTGGGCTGGATTATTTTCTCCCTCCCACACATACTTTCCAACCCGAGCTTCCCCGCTACATGGCTGAGCGGTATGACAAGCCTTTCATCGTTCCGATGATTGTGATGGCGATTTCGGCAAGATTTAATGAAACGAATCCTACGGACAATACCCTCTTGGCGGAAATGATTTATTATGGTAAAACATATCATTTCACCAAAGCAATTCTTCCCTGCACTTCTGATCAATACATCATTGGATATACTCCCGAGGCAATCTCGGAGAGCTTCGACAATGAGGAATTAATCTGGTCCCACTTTGTGGAAAATGAATTGCTGTACGAGACCAACCCTTTTGAAATCAGAAAATACATCGGTGAAGCCCCCTTCACCGATGCGATCAGCACCAAGGCCCCCGGCAGATTGGGAAGATGGTTGGGTTGGAATATTGTGGATGATTATCAATTCAATCAAGATGTCCCTTTGGATGTGCTGATGGCTGAGCCCGATGCTGAGAAGATTTTCAGAGGATCAGGCTATAGACCTAGGGGGACAGGTTCCTGA
- a CDS encoding EboA domain-containing protein: MENQLTSFLTQLLERSANQKGLDWLGKQVEKISAEGTPSKFFLAFSQASRYFKKGKIILSADDKTLANDLVSGFQPQYWDELQAARTVLMLSYPQEKEAWFSAMNQLFETADMNEHQALFAALPLMPFQEDLIPRAIDGLRTNISSVFDAIALNNPFPANYFPEANWNQMVLKAIFMQRPLYRIQGLEERRNPALAAIAQDFAHERWAAGRDVMPEIWRLVAPFVDEMYFNDLKKTVDTKDDLQIKAALLALRESAYLPAKELLESYPEQVATLDMDALAWESIGSEFQRTRV; this comes from the coding sequence ATGGAAAATCAATTGACAAGCTTTCTAACCCAATTGCTTGAAAGATCAGCCAATCAGAAAGGACTGGATTGGCTTGGCAAACAAGTGGAAAAGATTAGCGCTGAAGGGACTCCTTCAAAGTTCTTTCTGGCATTTAGCCAAGCATCCAGGTATTTCAAAAAAGGAAAAATCATCCTTTCGGCTGATGATAAGACATTGGCAAATGACTTGGTTTCCGGTTTTCAGCCTCAGTATTGGGATGAATTACAAGCCGCACGTACAGTATTGATGCTGAGTTACCCACAGGAAAAAGAGGCGTGGTTTTCAGCGATGAATCAGCTTTTTGAAACTGCGGATATGAATGAGCACCAGGCGTTGTTTGCGGCGTTGCCCCTGATGCCTTTTCAGGAGGATTTGATTCCCCGGGCAATTGACGGCCTGCGAACGAATATTTCCTCGGTCTTCGATGCGATTGCTTTGAACAATCCTTTTCCGGCCAACTATTTCCCTGAAGCCAACTGGAATCAGATGGTACTGAAAGCTATCTTTATGCAGCGCCCTTTGTATAGAATTCAGGGATTGGAAGAAAGAAGAAATCCCGCTCTAGCAGCCATAGCACAGGATTTTGCGCATGAACGCTGGGCAGCAGGAAGAGATGTAATGCCTGAGATCTGGCGATTGGTAGCTCCTTTTGTCGATGAAATGTATTTTAATGATTTAAAGAAAACAGTGGATACCAAGGATGATCTCCAGATAAAAGCTGCCCTATTGGCTCTGAGAGAGTCAGCTTATTTACCTGCCAAAGAACTTCTGGAATCTTACCCTGAGCAAGTCGCTACACTTGATATGGATGCCCTTGCTTGGGAAAGCATTGGGTCAGAATTCCAGCGAACCCGGGTATAA
- a CDS encoding 3-dehydroquinate synthase encodes MNTIIEQSFAVPFKYHVCFSEDIFAQNNTAFIDLLDKSRHAKVLFVVDKGVNDAHPKLIAQLETYAEAYSEFFIHACPPIVVEGGEASKNDETIYKRIVEATHLYGIDRHSYIAVIGGGAVIDMVGFAAAISHRGIRLIRIPTTVLSQNDSAVGVKNSVNLFGKKNYLGTFTPPYAVLNDFNFLTTLDDRDWRSGISEAIKVALIKDLDFFTWIEHNSPALAKREMLPMQELIIRCAQMHLNHISGKDPFEFGSSRPLDFGHWAAHKLEHLSEFRIRHGEAVAIGIALDATYSFLKGWISEDDLSRIISVFKALGFELFAPELAGDNLIKGLQEFQEHLGGQLTIMLLKALGKGEEVHEMDHALIDQSVDLLKSFNQQEDLVNS; translated from the coding sequence ATGAATACGATTATTGAACAATCATTCGCCGTTCCCTTCAAATATCACGTCTGTTTTTCAGAAGATATTTTCGCCCAAAACAACACAGCTTTTATTGATCTTTTGGATAAAAGCAGACATGCCAAGGTTCTTTTCGTAGTGGACAAGGGAGTCAACGATGCCCACCCGAAGTTGATTGCACAGTTGGAAACCTACGCAGAAGCGTATTCAGAGTTCTTTATCCATGCCTGCCCCCCTATTGTGGTAGAAGGCGGAGAAGCTTCCAAAAATGATGAGACGATATACAAGAGGATCGTAGAAGCGACACATTTATACGGAATTGACAGGCATTCATATATTGCTGTGATTGGCGGTGGGGCAGTGATTGACATGGTTGGATTTGCTGCGGCGATTTCGCACCGTGGTATTCGCCTAATCAGAATTCCTACCACCGTACTTTCACAAAATGATTCGGCCGTAGGTGTCAAAAACTCTGTGAATCTATTCGGTAAGAAAAATTATCTAGGGACTTTTACTCCTCCATACGCTGTTTTGAACGATTTTAACTTCCTCACTACACTGGATGATAGGGATTGGAGGTCGGGAATTTCCGAAGCAATCAAAGTGGCCTTGATCAAGGATCTGGATTTCTTTACTTGGATTGAACATAACTCTCCTGCCTTGGCAAAGCGTGAAATGCTACCCATGCAAGAATTAATCATCCGATGTGCGCAAATGCACTTAAACCATATTTCCGGCAAAGACCCGTTCGAATTCGGTTCTTCCAGACCCTTGGATTTTGGTCACTGGGCAGCTCATAAGTTGGAGCATTTGAGCGAGTTCAGAATCCGTCATGGTGAAGCTGTGGCAATTGGAATTGCATTGGATGCTACCTATTCATTTCTCAAAGGATGGATTTCGGAGGATGATCTATCGAGGATCATTTCTGTATTTAAGGCCTTAGGCTTCGAGCTATTCGCTCCAGAATTAGCAGGTGACAATCTAATCAAGGGCTTGCAGGAATTTCAGGAACACTTAGGCGGCCAACTCACCATTATGCTGTTGAAAGCCTTGGGTAAAGGCGAAGAAGTCCACGAGATGGATCATGCGTTGATTGACCAAAGTGTGGATTTACTCAAAAGCTTCAACCAACAGGAAGACTTGGTTAACAGTTAA
- a CDS encoding alkaline phosphatase family protein, with the protein MRKTVVLDIVALSPRIIGEHTPFLKKWIEKRRQAVVEPVLPAVTCSAQSVYLTGKMPNENGIVGNGWYFQDECEIKFWRQSNKLVQSPKVWEILKKEDPNFTVANMFWWYNMYSSVDYAVTPRPLYLADGRKEPDCHSQPMELRDRLQKELGQFPLFSFWGPNANIASSKWIAEASKKVDEWHNPTLNLIYIPHLDYSLQKYGIDFDKIGKHLKEVDELAEDLITYFEKQGTQVILLSEYAITSVSKPIHLNRIFRNQGWIQVKDERGLETLDAGTSKAFAVADHQVAHVHVNDLSILPQVKKILENTPGVELVLDAQGKKKHHIDHERSGDLVVMADKDSWFTYYFWLDDAKAPDYARCVDIHKKPGYDPVELVLNPDIKIPMLTVGSKVLKKKLGFRYLMDVIPLDATLVKGAHGRLSEDDLDKPLLVADESLLSQKSLQPTDVFEVILTAVRGN; encoded by the coding sequence ATGAGAAAAACAGTAGTTCTTGATATCGTAGCACTTTCTCCCCGCATAATCGGAGAGCATACACCGTTCCTGAAAAAGTGGATTGAAAAAAGAAGGCAGGCAGTGGTTGAACCCGTTCTTCCGGCGGTAACTTGTTCTGCCCAATCGGTTTATTTGACAGGAAAAATGCCCAATGAAAACGGAATTGTGGGGAATGGCTGGTATTTTCAGGATGAGTGCGAAATCAAGTTTTGGCGTCAATCCAATAAATTGGTGCAGTCGCCGAAAGTTTGGGAAATACTTAAAAAAGAGGATCCCAACTTCACCGTGGCAAACATGTTCTGGTGGTACAATATGTATTCCAGTGTAGATTATGCGGTGACTCCAAGGCCACTTTATTTGGCGGACGGGAGAAAAGAACCGGATTGTCATAGCCAGCCGATGGAATTACGTGATCGTCTTCAGAAAGAATTGGGACAGTTTCCGCTATTCTCTTTTTGGGGTCCAAATGCCAATATTGCCTCCAGCAAATGGATCGCTGAAGCTTCCAAGAAAGTGGATGAATGGCACAATCCCACGCTCAACCTGATTTATATTCCGCATCTGGATTATTCTCTTCAGAAGTATGGAATTGATTTTGACAAAATCGGTAAGCACCTCAAAGAAGTAGATGAACTTGCCGAAGATTTGATCACCTATTTCGAGAAGCAGGGAACTCAGGTAATTTTGCTATCTGAGTATGCTATCACATCAGTGAGTAAACCTATTCATCTCAATAGGATTTTTAGAAATCAGGGCTGGATTCAGGTAAAGGATGAGCGGGGCCTGGAAACATTGGATGCGGGGACTTCTAAGGCTTTCGCGGTGGCGGATCATCAGGTGGCGCATGTGCACGTCAATGATTTAAGCATTTTACCGCAGGTAAAGAAGATTCTGGAAAATACTCCGGGGGTGGAATTGGTGCTGGATGCACAAGGGAAAAAGAAGCACCACATAGATCATGAACGCTCTGGCGATTTGGTCGTCATGGCAGACAAAGACTCCTGGTTTACCTATTATTTCTGGCTTGATGATGCCAAGGCTCCCGATTATGCCCGCTGTGTGGATATCCACAAAAAGCCGGGTTATGATCCTGTGGAACTGGTTCTAAATCCGGACATCAAGATCCCCATGCTTACTGTCGGGTCAAAAGTCCTGAAGAAAAAGCTTGGTTTCCGATACCTGATGGATGTCATTCCGCTGGATGCTACTTTGGTGAAAGGCGCACATGGGAGGCTGAGCGAGGACGATTTGGACAAGCCTTTACTGGTAGCTGATGAATCACTTCTCAGCCAAAAGTCACTGCAACCGACGGATGTTTTTGAGGTGATCTTGACAGCTGTACGGGGAAATTAA
- a CDS encoding outer membrane beta-barrel protein, with protein sequence MNRVLLLCIFVLSTFAALAQTSVGIRGGYATSTYSYRPSPSNRGISVDGIGAPTFALVFEHFNSKNAGIEVNAQFLRIGFTQIEEEIDPIRTNETQFDYLKIPMLSSFFLGKSGRFQIKLGPHFGYMLQAKDISREFSNTTPSELPTFGGASDSPRKIMYGLTAGAGISKLFGKSTITGEVRFSYDFTNPEGQERIFDMSSTNLEFTLAYLFRIKDSKIERLKD encoded by the coding sequence ATGAATAGAGTTTTACTCTTGTGTATTTTCGTTCTATCCACTTTTGCCGCTCTGGCTCAGACCAGCGTGGGTATCCGGGGAGGTTATGCGACCTCTACCTATTCCTACCGGCCATCGCCAAGCAATAGAGGAATCTCTGTAGATGGAATCGGGGCTCCTACCTTTGCCTTGGTTTTTGAGCACTTCAACTCCAAAAATGCCGGAATTGAAGTCAATGCACAATTTCTGAGGATTGGTTTTACACAAATAGAGGAAGAAATTGATCCCATCAGAACGAATGAGACGCAGTTTGACTACTTGAAAATCCCGATGCTTTCCAGTTTTTTCTTGGGAAAGTCAGGAAGATTTCAGATCAAACTTGGCCCTCATTTTGGCTATATGCTTCAAGCTAAAGACATCAGCCGTGAATTTTCCAATACTACCCCTTCAGAGCTCCCGACATTTGGAGGTGCAAGTGATAGCCCCCGTAAGATTATGTATGGCCTTACCGCCGGAGCGGGAATCTCAAAGCTTTTTGGTAAAAGTACGATTACAGGTGAAGTTCGTTTTTCTTATGATTTCACCAATCCAGAAGGACAAGAACGCATTTTTGATATGAGCTCTACTAATCTAGAGTTTACTTTGGCTTACCTTTTTAGGATTAAGGATTCGAAAATTGAAAGACTGAAAGATTAA